DNA from Rhodobacteraceae bacterium M382:
GTCAAAACCGTAGAAAAGGGTCTTGCCGCGTGTGTATTTGTCAAACTCCTCGGCTCCGATCGGGGAGTCGGCCAGGAGGCTTGCGGGCAGCAGCCCAAACAGAGTGAACAAAAGCGGTGACATACGCATGGGCCGACTGTGCCAGATCAGGCGGCGGTTGCACAGTCACTGTCGCGTGTGCAGCGTTGGGTTTGAGCTGTCAGGCGCAGCGCGCTGGCGCAGCAGAGCAACACGCGGGTCCATGATTCGCCGCCACAATGGTGGGAACAGCGCGATAACTGCCATCAGCGGCACCGGGCGGGGCAGTGTCGGCATGTCCTTGGTGAGTTCCAACGCCGGATAGGGGCGTCCGGGGTGCATATGATGATCTGAATGCCGCGGTGCATTCAGCATCAGCGCCGAGGAATACCAATGAGGCGCATTCCAGGAATGCTGTGGCCCAGTTGGCTCCAGTCTCTGATCGTATGTCTGACGCCTCAACCCATAGTGCTGGACATAGTCGGCCAGAAAGATCTGGGCCTGGGCATAGGTGCAGATGGCCAGCAGAACCAGAACCCCGCCCAACCCGGACAGCGCTGTGGCCAAAAGGATCAGCGCGCCTGCACCGGCGAGATATCCGAAATATGGGTGCATTCCGCCTGAATCGGTCCGCTTCAGCCGCCGCGACGTTTCAGCCTGCCACCCGGCCCGCAAGGACCCGAGCCAGGCCCGGGGCCAGAAGCTGTAGAACCCCAGACCAAGATCGGCGGAATTGGGATCTCGTTCCGTGCCAACGTGCACGTGATGCACCAGCATATGCGCCGACACATGGTGCCCGATCAACATCGAGGTATAGACAATCGCTCCTAACCGTCTCAACCCACGCGCGGGGCGGTGTATCAGTTCGTGCGCGTTGGGGTGCGAAACCTGCCCCATGAACAGGCCCGCCGCGGCCCCGGTCAGGACCGCCTGCAACATTGGCATCTGTGGGATCGCAATCACCAGGGCAGGCAGCAGCCCTAGATGCCCAAGCGCCAATGTCACCGACAGCAGATCAGCCCGGTGCATTGTCTGCGCATCCCGCTGTACCGGCAACTTCCTGCGTCCCAACCGGTCCAGCGCATAGACACAGAGGGTCATGTAGGCCAGGGCCACTCCCGGCCAGATCCCTGCCCATAGGCAGGCACAGATCAACAGCGCCAACGGAGACAGGGAGGCAAGGGAAAACCAGAACATCAAGATCCTTTCACAGGCCTTTGCGCAGGGTCATATTTGACCCAAGGCCGGTTAACAGGCAATGCCTTTGCATCTCAATGCAACGGGGCCTTTATGTTTCAGACCATGGATCAGAGCCTGATGTTCGTCATCTCTGCCGCTGCGGGCGTGGGGTATCTGTTTCTGACAGCCCGCCCGCCCAGTGTCCTGCGCAGCACGATCAAAACGCTCTGCGTCGCGGCGTTGGCTCTGGCGGCATGGACCGCGGGCGCGCCGGGGGTGTTGGTGGCGGCCTTGGGACTTTGTGCAGTGGGCGACTATTGCCTGTCGCGTGATGGCGAACGTGCTTTTATGGCGGGGGTTGGGGCATTTGCTTTGGGTCATCTGGTCTATGTGGAGTTGTTTTTGACGCATCCGCTG
Protein-coding regions in this window:
- a CDS encoding alkane 1-monooxygenase; its protein translation is MFWFSLASLSPLALLICACLWAGIWPGVALAYMTLCVYALDRLGRRKLPVQRDAQTMHRADLLSVTLALGHLGLLPALVIAIPQMPMLQAVLTGAAAGLFMGQVSHPNAHELIHRPARGLRRLGAIVYTSMLIGHHVSAHMLVHHVHVGTERDPNSADLGLGFYSFWPRAWLGSLRAGWQAETSRRLKRTDSGGMHPYFGYLAGAGALILLATALSGLGGVLVLLAICTYAQAQIFLADYVQHYGLRRQTYDQRLEPTGPQHSWNAPHWYSSALMLNAPRHSDHHMHPGRPYPALELTKDMPTLPRPVPLMAVIALFPPLWRRIMDPRVALLRQRAAPDSSNPTLHTRQ